The following are encoded in a window of Impatiens glandulifera chromosome 5, dImpGla2.1, whole genome shotgun sequence genomic DNA:
- the LOC124939971 gene encoding putative germin-like protein 2-3: MANGIVVFCFLALTFRAYLVVASDPKPLQDFCVADPTSSARVNGVPCKDPLLAQATDFAFSGLHIAGNTSNPVGSKVTPVGITQLPGLNTLGISLVRIDYAPWGINPPHTHPRATEVITVLEGSLFVGFVTSNPDNRLISKVIYKGDVFVFPIGLVHFQQNVGNVKAVAIAGLSSQNPGVIPIANTVFGSNPSIGNDVLAKAFQVDKTIIDQIQGKF; encoded by the exons ATGGCAAATGGAATCGTCGTGTTTTGTTTTCTAGCTCTTACATTCCGTGCCTACTTGGTTGTCGCCTCTGATCCCAAACCACTGCAAGATTTTTGTGTCGCCGACCCTACGAGCTCAG CAAGAGTGAATGGCGTGCCTTGCAAGGATCCATTGCTCGCTCAGGCAACTGATTTCGCCTTTAGTGGCCTTCACATTGCCGGAAACACTTCGAATCCTGTTGGTTCAAAAGTGACACCTGTTGGCATAACTCAACTCCCGGGATTGAACACTCTCGGAATCTCATTGGTACGTATCGACTATGCCCCATGGGGCATCAACCCTCCCCACACCCACCCTCGGGCTACAGAGGTTATTACTGTCTTAGAAGGCTCTCTCTTCGTCGGATTCGTCACCTCCAACCCTGATAATCGCCTCATCTCCAAGGTCATATACAAAGGCGACGTGTTTGTCTTTCCCATCGGGCTTGTTCATTTCCAACAGAATGTTGGGAATGTGAAAGCGGTTGCAATTGCTGGATTGAGCAGCCAAAACCCGGGAGTTATTCCCATTGCCAACACAGTCTTCGGTTCCAATCCCTCAATTGGTAATGACGTCCTAGCCAAGGCATTCCAGGTGGATAAAACCATAATCGATCAAATCCAGGGgaaattttag
- the LOC124939936 gene encoding putative germin-like protein 2-3 isoform X1: MANGVIMLCFLVLTFSGHYMVVASDPKPLQDFCVADLTSSARVNGVPCKDPSLAQANDFSFSGLHISGNTSNAVGSKVTPVGVTQLPGLNTLGISLVRIDYAPWGLNPPHTHPRATEIITVLEGSLLVGFVTSNPDNRLISKILYKGDVFVFPIGLVHFQQNVGNVNAVAIAGLSSQNPGVITIANTVFGSNPSIANDLLAKAFQVDKTIIDQIQGMF; encoded by the exons ATGGCAAATGGAGTCATCATGTTGTGTTTTCTAGTTCTAACCTTCAGCGGCCACTACATGGTTGTCGCATCGGATCCCAAACCGCTTCAAGATTTTTGTGTCGCCGACCTTACGAGCTCAG CTAGAGTGAATGGCGTGCCTTGCAAGGATCCATCGCTTGCTCAAGCAAACGATTTTTCCTTCAGCGGACTTCATATTTCTGGAAACACTTCCAATGCTGTTGGTTCCAAAGTGACACCGGTTGGTGTAACTCAACTTCCGGGATTGAACACTCTGGGCATCTCATTGGTGCGCATAGACTATGCCCCGTGGGGACTAAACCCTCCACACACCCATCCCAGGGCTACAGAGATCATCACTGTCTTAGAAGGCTCTCTCCTCGTCGGATTCGTCACCTCCAACCCTGATAACCGTCTCATCTCCAAGATCCTCTATAAAGGAGACGTGTTTGTCTTTCCTATCGGGCTTGTTCATTTCCAACAGAATGTTGGGAATGTAAACGCGGTTGCAATTGCTGGATTGAGCAGCCAAAACCCGGGAGTCATTACCATTGCCAATACAGTCTTTGGTTCCAATCCTTCAATTGCTAATGACCTCCTAGCAAAGGCATTCCAAGTGGATAAAACCATAATTGATCAAATCCAGGGAATGTTTTAG
- the LOC124939936 gene encoding putative germin-like protein 2-3 isoform X2 has translation MVVASDPKPLQDFCVADLTSSVNGVPCKDPSLAQANDFSFSGLHISGNTSNAVGSKVTPVGVTQLPGLNTLGISLVRIDYAPWGLNPPHTHPRATEIITVLEGSLLVGFVTSNPDNRLISKILYKGDVFVFPIGLVHFQQNVGNVNAVAIAGLSSQNPGVITIANTVFGSNPSIANDLLAKAFQVDKTIIDQIQGMF, from the exons ATGGTTGTCGCATCGGATCCCAAACCGCTTCAAGATTTTTGTGTCGCCGACCTTACGAGCTCAG TGAATGGCGTGCCTTGCAAGGATCCATCGCTTGCTCAAGCAAACGATTTTTCCTTCAGCGGACTTCATATTTCTGGAAACACTTCCAATGCTGTTGGTTCCAAAGTGACACCGGTTGGTGTAACTCAACTTCCGGGATTGAACACTCTGGGCATCTCATTGGTGCGCATAGACTATGCCCCGTGGGGACTAAACCCTCCACACACCCATCCCAGGGCTACAGAGATCATCACTGTCTTAGAAGGCTCTCTCCTCGTCGGATTCGTCACCTCCAACCCTGATAACCGTCTCATCTCCAAGATCCTCTATAAAGGAGACGTGTTTGTCTTTCCTATCGGGCTTGTTCATTTCCAACAGAATGTTGGGAATGTAAACGCGGTTGCAATTGCTGGATTGAGCAGCCAAAACCCGGGAGTCATTACCATTGCCAATACAGTCTTTGGTTCCAATCCTTCAATTGCTAATGACCTCCTAGCAAAGGCATTCCAAGTGGATAAAACCATAATTGATCAAATCCAGGGAATGTTTTAG
- the LOC124939526 gene encoding basic proline-rich protein-like → MYEQIFVDKILNVGGPEPYIADNFYLPPPPAPPPAPPPTPPPAPAPTPTPTPIPMPIPTPPPPPNPCPPPRPPPAPPPRPPPPPAPPPRPPPPPAPPPRPPPPPAPPPRPPPPPAPPPRPPPPPAPPPRPPPPPAPPPRPPPPPAPPPRPPPPPAPPPRPPPPPEPPPTPPPAPPPTPPPAPNPPPLPDPPPRPPPPPLPPPPPPPRPPPAPPPMPAPAPNPPPLPDPPPTPPPPPLPPPPPAPIPPPAPPPTPPPAPKPPPLPDPPPRPPPPPLPPPPPPPMPPPAAAPPPTPPPAPKPPPLPDPPPTPPPPPLPPPPPPPIPPPAAPPPTPPPAPKPPPWPDPPPTPPPPPPPSPPPPPSPPPPPAPPPAPKPPPLPPPTPPPPPPPNPPPPPTPPPAPPPTPPPAPNPPPCPAPPPRPPPPPPPNPPPPPIPPPRGPRPPHPPRLPPNPFLPHPSV, encoded by the coding sequence ATATAGCAGATAATTTTTATCTTCCTCCACCGCCTGCACCTCCTCCAGCACCACCACCTACGCCTCCTCCGGCCCCAGCACCAACTCCGACCCCAACGCCAATACCAATGCCTATTCCAACTCCACCACCTCCCCCAAATCCATGTCCACCTCCAAGACCACCACCTGCACCACCTCCAAGACCACCACCTCCCCCGGCACCACCTCCAAGACCACCGCCTCCCCCGGCACCACCTCCAAGGCCACCGCCTCCCCCGGCACCACCTCCAAGACCACCGCCTCCCCCGGCACCACCTCCAAGACCACCGCCTCCCCCAGCACCACCTCCAagaccaccaccaccacctgcACCACCTCCAAGGCCACCTCCTCCGCCTGCACCACCTCCAagaccaccaccaccacctgcACCACCTCCAAGACCACCACCTCCCCCGGAACCACCTCCAACACCGCCGCCTGCTCCGCCACCAACACCCCCACCAGCACCAAATCCTCCTCCACTACCAGATCCACCACCAAGACCTCCTCCACCCCCACTTCCTCCTCCACCTCCCCCTCCAAGACCACCGCCTGCTCCGCCACCAATGCCAGCACCAGCACCAAATCCTCCTCCACTACCTGATCCACCACCAAcacctcctccaccaccactgcctcctccaccaccaGCACCAATTCCTCCACCAGCTCCACCTCCAACGCCACCACCAGCACCAAAGCCTCCTCCACTACCTGATCCACCACCAAGacctcctccaccaccacttCCTCCTCCCCCTCCCCCTCCAATGCCACCACCAGCAGCAGCTCCACCTCCAACGCCACCACCAGCACCAAAACCTCCTCCACTACCTGATCCTCCTCCAACACCACCGCCCCCACCActgcctcctccaccaccaccaccaattCCTCCACCGGCTGCACCACCACCTACACCTCCACCAGCTCCAAAACCACCACCTTGGCCCGACCCTCCGCCaacaccaccaccacctccccCTCCAAGTCCACCACCTCCTCCAAGTCCTCCACCACCCCCTGCACCTCCACCAGCACCAAAACCACCACCCTTACCTCCACCAAcacctcctccaccaccaccgccCAATCCACCACCTCCACCAACACCTCCTCCAGCGCCACCACCTACTCCGCCACCAGCACCAAATCCACCTCCATGTCCAGCGCCACCTCCAAGGcctccacctccaccaccaccaaaccctcctcctcctccaataCCACCACCACGAGGTCCGCGACCTCCCCATCCACCACGCCTACCTCCAAACCCGTTCCTACCCCATCCCTCTGTTTGA